In Mastigocladopsis repens PCC 10914, a single window of DNA contains:
- a CDS encoding peptidoglycan-binding protein: MRLRYSSIVFIACLACLGFDQRPASTLTPDPVFRNLELAQAGSKDTTNQSILRLGSTGAEVKSLQTLLKKLGYYDGEIDGRFGIDTRLAVTQFQQAKGLTVDGIFGTTTRQNLQTTINKKLQTSSLAISSTPENTTNKEPQRGILWWSLVGIGVLGGVGALLYVVKWLDQGKKVAKYPESYSQVNTSLVPPTMEEFHTGKDVHSHGAGVISPQETTVSPSTQLLPMETTSRLAKVNIIDQLIEDLHSPDPTQRRKAIWDLGQKGDSRAIQPLVDLMMDADSQQRSLILAAISEIGTRTLKPMNRALAVSLQDESPQVRQNAIRDLTRVYDMMAQTSQMLSHAVQDPDADVQASAKYALSQMNRIRALPGDATTGEKDADTEEENKESENY; encoded by the coding sequence ATGAGGCTACGCTATTCCTCAATTGTTTTCATTGCCTGCCTTGCTTGCTTAGGATTTGACCAACGTCCAGCAAGCACACTTACACCTGACCCAGTTTTCAGAAATTTAGAACTTGCTCAAGCCGGTTCCAAGGACACTACCAATCAATCCATTCTGAGACTTGGTAGCACAGGTGCAGAAGTGAAGTCTCTGCAAACCCTACTCAAAAAGTTAGGATACTATGATGGCGAGATAGATGGACGTTTTGGCATCGATACACGCCTTGCTGTAACTCAATTTCAACAAGCAAAAGGTTTGACAGTAGACGGGATTTTTGGTACCACCACCAGGCAGAATCTTCAGACAACAATCAACAAAAAGTTACAGACTTCTTCCCTTGCTATTAGTTCTACCCCTGAAAATACCACCAACAAAGAGCCTCAAAGAGGCATACTTTGGTGGTCACTTGTGGGTATTGGTGTTTTGGGAGGTGTTGGGGCATTGCTGTATGTGGTGAAATGGCTTGATCAGGGTAAAAAAGTTGCAAAATACCCAGAAAGTTATAGTCAGGTGAATACCAGTTTAGTTCCGCCAACCATGGAAGAGTTCCACACGGGGAAGGATGTGCATTCTCATGGTGCTGGTGTCATCAGTCCACAAGAAACAACAGTATCACCTTCAACACAATTGTTACCTATGGAAACAACTTCTCGCCTTGCTAAAGTTAATATTATTGACCAACTGATTGAAGACTTACATAGCCCTGATCCAACACAGCGACGCAAGGCGATTTGGGATTTAGGTCAGAAAGGAGACTCGCGGGCAATTCAACCGTTGGTTGACCTGATGATGGATGCAGATTCTCAGCAACGCAGCTTGATTTTAGCTGCCATATCAGAAATTGGCACACGTACACTCAAACCAATGAACCGCGCTTTGGCAGTCTCACTACAAGATGAAAGTCCACAAGTGCGACAAAATGCCATCCGGGACTTAACCCGCGTCTATGATATGATGGCTCAAACTAGCCAAATGTTATCTCATGCCGTGCAAGATCCTGATGCCGACGTGCAAGCATCAGCAAAGTATGCTCTTTCTCAGATGAATCGTATCCGTGCCTTGCCTGGTGATGCAACAACAGGGGAGAAGGATGCAGACACAGAGGAAGAGAACAAGGAATCAGAGAATTATTAA